In a single window of the Pelagibacterium sp. 26DY04 genome:
- a CDS encoding BadF/BadG/BcrA/BcrD ATPase family protein, whose amino-acid sequence MSRRVHLGLDVGGTASRWVASDDGGEVLARGQAGGATGHIFNPAEKERLSLALGAIGKSLAEAGLAAKSLTAGITGYGSAVAVDVKVLAGQVLGIEPDAITIMDDIVLAYVANFAPGEGHLVAAGTGSVGLHIAQDGSFVRVGGRGILIDDAGSGSWIALKALDQIYRILDHTGSFAGAEALAEQMFAEIGGNRWHDVRQFIYAGDRGRIGSLAVAVARAAEAGDETALAILRQAGGELAELAKAMRSRVGERPIRFVGGVLQLHPVILGEINRCLDRHDVRSANADAALAAAQLRAGRHQAWNEVLAVTSSLA is encoded by the coding sequence ATGAGCCGACGGGTTCATCTCGGGCTTGATGTCGGCGGCACGGCCAGCCGCTGGGTTGCGTCCGATGATGGCGGGGAGGTGCTGGCGCGCGGCCAGGCGGGCGGCGCGACAGGGCATATCTTCAATCCCGCCGAGAAGGAGCGCCTGTCTTTGGCGCTTGGCGCGATCGGCAAATCTCTCGCGGAGGCGGGGCTGGCGGCGAAGAGTCTGACCGCCGGCATTACTGGTTATGGCAGCGCGGTGGCCGTCGACGTGAAGGTTCTTGCGGGCCAGGTGCTCGGTATCGAACCCGATGCCATCACCATCATGGATGACATCGTTCTCGCCTATGTCGCCAATTTCGCTCCGGGAGAGGGTCATCTGGTGGCAGCCGGCACCGGGTCGGTGGGTTTGCACATCGCGCAGGATGGCAGCTTCGTTCGGGTTGGCGGAAGGGGCATTCTTATTGACGATGCCGGATCTGGGAGCTGGATCGCGCTCAAGGCCCTCGACCAGATATATCGTATCCTGGATCACACAGGTTCTTTCGCGGGAGCCGAAGCGCTGGCCGAGCAGATGTTCGCAGAGATCGGCGGCAATAGGTGGCACGATGTGCGCCAGTTCATCTATGCCGGAGACCGGGGCCGCATCGGGAGCCTGGCGGTTGCCGTGGCGCGGGCGGCGGAGGCGGGCGATGAGACGGCCCTGGCCATCTTGCGACAGGCCGGTGGCGAGCTTGCGGAATTGGCCAAGGCCATGCGGAGCCGGGTCGGGGAGCGTCCCATCCGGTTTGTCGGCGGCGTGCTGCAATTGCATCCTGTTATCCTCGGCGAAATCAACCGCTGCCTCGACCGCCATGACGTGCGCAGCGCCAATGCGGATGCCGCGCTGGCGGCGGCGCAGCTTAGGGCAGGGCGGCATCAGGCCTGGAACGAGGTGTTGGCGGTCACCTCGTCGCTCGCCTAG
- a CDS encoding putative N-acetylmannosamine-6-phosphate 2-epimerase, giving the protein MKLEKGLIVSCQARADNPLHGPNFMGAMALAARDGGAVAIRANGPDDIRAVKAAGLPVIGIHKVFSDQYPVYITPDFAAAEAIVAAGAEIVGLDCTERPRDGEAPQMLIRRIREELGAEVFADVSTLAEGLATADWGATYVATTLSGYTEATEPKPELPDLALLEALAARLDVPVVAEGRYNTPQLVRQAFGAGAHAVVVGTMITNPREITRMFVRDGVPS; this is encoded by the coding sequence GTGAAGCTTGAAAAGGGTCTCATCGTTTCGTGTCAGGCGCGGGCCGACAATCCCCTGCACGGCCCGAACTTCATGGGCGCCATGGCGCTCGCCGCGCGGGACGGGGGCGCCGTGGCGATCCGGGCCAACGGCCCGGACGACATCCGTGCCGTCAAAGCTGCCGGGCTGCCGGTGATCGGGATACACAAGGTCTTTTCGGACCAATACCCGGTCTACATCACGCCCGATTTCGCCGCGGCCGAGGCGATTGTTGCGGCAGGGGCGGAAATCGTGGGGCTGGACTGCACCGAACGGCCGCGCGACGGCGAGGCACCGCAAATGCTCATCCGGCGCATTCGAGAGGAACTGGGCGCTGAGGTCTTTGCGGACGTCTCCACGCTGGCAGAGGGGCTTGCGACTGCCGATTGGGGCGCGACCTATGTGGCGACTACGCTTTCCGGCTATACCGAGGCCACCGAGCCCAAGCCGGAATTACCTGACCTGGCGCTGCTCGAAGCCCTGGCGGCGAGGTTGGATGTTCCAGTCGTTGCCGAAGGGCGGTACAACACGCCGCAACTGGTGCGCCAGGCATTCGGGGCAGGCGCCCATGCGGTAGTCGTGGGAACCATGATCACCAATCCGCGTGAAATCACGCGCATGTTCGTGCGTGACGGCGTGCCGTCATGA
- a CDS encoding carbohydrate ABC transporter permease: MTVASASTSYYERRGLLGTLGRDGLLQIILVANTIIMLAPIVIMVFSAFKTTPQIFQSPFSIPDFTNIENFVKIWTQTNFLRYLLNSFLVTGASMVLILTLGTMAAYAIGRYQFTGSTFILMFFLAGLTLPLKLAIIPLFMLMRDLSILNNQLSLIFVYTAMGLPTTVFIMTGFIRTLPSELEDAARMDGASEARIMWSIMLPLVRPAMVIAGIQNVVPIWNDFFFPLVFIQNDDLKTLPQGLTTFMGEYTTDWGVLFSGLTLSAAPIILIYIVLSRQFIAGMTSGAVK, from the coding sequence ATGACCGTCGCTTCCGCTTCGACGAGCTATTACGAGCGCCGCGGGCTGCTGGGGACGCTCGGACGCGACGGGCTGTTGCAGATCATCCTTGTCGCCAACACCATCATCATGCTGGCGCCGATCGTCATCATGGTGTTTTCGGCCTTCAAGACCACACCGCAGATTTTCCAATCCCCGTTCTCGATCCCCGATTTCACCAACATCGAGAACTTCGTGAAAATCTGGACGCAGACAAATTTTCTGCGCTACCTGCTCAACTCGTTCCTCGTGACCGGCGCCTCGATGGTGCTGATCCTGACGCTGGGCACCATGGCTGCCTATGCCATCGGGCGCTACCAGTTCACCGGCTCGACCTTTATTTTGATGTTCTTTCTGGCCGGGCTGACGCTGCCATTGAAGCTCGCCATCATTCCGCTGTTCATGCTGATGCGGGATCTTTCGATCCTCAACAACCAGCTTTCGCTGATCTTCGTCTATACGGCGATGGGCCTGCCCACGACGGTCTTCATCATGACCGGTTTCATACGCACGCTGCCCAGCGAACTCGAGGACGCGGCGCGGATGGATGGGGCGAGCGAGGCGCGCATCATGTGGTCGATCATGCTGCCGCTGGTGCGCCCGGCGATGGTGATCGCGGGCATCCAGAACGTGGTGCCGATCTGGAACGACTTCTTTTTTCCGCTGGTCTTCATCCAGAACGACGACCTCAAGACCCTGCCGCAGGGGCTGACCACCTTCATGGGCGAATATACCACCGATTGGGGGGTGCTGTTTTCCGGGCTCACGCTGTCGGCGGCACCGATCATCCTGATCTATATAGTGCTCTCCAGGCAATTCATCGCCGGCATGACCTCGGGTGCCGTGAAGTGA
- a CDS encoding sugar ABC transporter permease has protein sequence MPQLRMTGRGLWITVLIVPPLVFVALFIVYPIISAFAYAFFDWQGLRRGAFVGFENFHTVLFVEPYRSWTINAFSHNVIVFFALMVLQNGVGFIMAYALWRELPGARFHRIAVFLPVVLSTIIVAYLFKLFLHPLFGVVNISLRGIGLDWLAQPWLGQSSTALWSLIIAQAWHMVGFPTLVFLAGMQRIPGEILDAVRMETESEWVKISRIVWPLVAPSATIVFTLLFVGAFNWFELPYIMAGLDGSPYGSTDVLGLYFYRTAFGNVSSGQQDFGLGSALAVLIFIFIAAVATVITVRLRAREIQV, from the coding sequence ATGCCCCAACTCAGGATGACCGGACGCGGCCTCTGGATCACCGTGCTCATCGTGCCGCCCCTGGTGTTCGTGGCGCTATTCATCGTCTACCCGATCATCTCGGCCTTCGCTTACGCGTTTTTCGACTGGCAGGGCCTGCGGCGCGGCGCGTTCGTGGGGTTCGAAAATTTCCATACGGTGTTGTTCGTCGAACCCTACCGTAGCTGGACGATCAACGCCTTCAGCCACAACGTCATCGTGTTCTTCGCGCTGATGGTGCTCCAGAACGGGGTGGGGTTCATCATGGCCTACGCGCTCTGGCGCGAGCTGCCCGGTGCCCGCTTTCACCGGATTGCGGTGTTCCTGCCCGTGGTGCTCTCGACCATCATCGTGGCCTATCTCTTCAAGCTGTTCCTGCACCCGCTGTTTGGCGTGGTGAACATCAGCCTGCGCGGCATCGGGCTCGATTGGCTCGCCCAGCCCTGGCTGGGGCAGAGTTCGACCGCGCTTTGGTCGCTGATCATCGCGCAGGCCTGGCACATGGTGGGGTTTCCCACGCTGGTGTTCCTGGCCGGCATGCAGCGCATTCCCGGCGAAATTCTCGATGCCGTACGCATGGAGACAGAGAGCGAATGGGTGAAGATCTCCAGGATCGTCTGGCCGCTTGTCGCGCCCAGCGCCACCATCGTCTTCACGCTGCTGTTCGTGGGGGCGTTCAACTGGTTCGAACTGCCCTATATCATGGCCGGACTTGACGGATCGCCCTATGGGTCAACCGACGTTCTGGGGCTTTATTTCTATCGCACGGCATTCGGCAACGTTTCCTCCGGGCAGCAGGATTTCGGGCTGGGCAGCGCGCTGGCGGTGCTGATCTTCATCTTCATTGCCGCCGTTGCCACGGTTATCACCGTGCGGCTGCGGGCTCGGGAGATCCAGGTATGA
- a CDS encoding extracellular solute-binding protein: MTTNTIRIGAALAAMVTAAPALAQDLTFWSWRQEDRAAYEQFIEAFEAANPDISVTFETFEATNYNTILSTALAGGTGPDVMMVRAYGGLENVATAGYLEPLSEENVPALADFAEPALAAESVREDGQIYAVPFASQTQLVIYNKAIFDANGLEEPQTWEELVALSQTLKDAGIIPFANGTATAWQNETVTFGLGSSLMGSDFYDDLMAGEADFTDERFTSALAAVNDLAQEYFPDGFIGLDYPSAQQLFASGMAGMFIGGSYELATFEGLNPEIEMGVFAAPGETAEDEKLVGLYFDGGYAVNAASPNKEAAITFVNYLASQEFGQAFANTLNNISAVPGVSFDNPLLAEVNELNQSSIPYLMLVHFRYGEPSGSVLIQSEMQKLFAGETTPEAIGEALTTGLAAWYEPFQD, translated from the coding sequence ATGACAACCAACACGATCCGTATTGGCGCTGCCCTGGCCGCAATGGTCACGGCTGCCCCGGCACTGGCCCAGGATTTGACGTTCTGGAGCTGGCGGCAGGAGGACCGCGCCGCCTATGAGCAGTTCATCGAAGCGTTCGAGGCGGCCAATCCCGATATCTCGGTCACTTTCGAGACGTTCGAGGCAACCAACTACAACACGATCCTTTCCACCGCCCTGGCGGGCGGCACGGGGCCGGACGTGATGATGGTGCGCGCCTATGGCGGGCTCGAAAACGTTGCGACGGCCGGCTATCTCGAGCCGCTGTCGGAAGAAAACGTCCCGGCGCTGGCCGATTTCGCCGAGCCGGCGCTGGCGGCCGAAAGCGTGCGCGAGGACGGACAGATCTATGCCGTTCCCTTTGCCAGCCAGACCCAGCTCGTGATCTACAACAAGGCGATTTTCGATGCCAACGGGCTCGAGGAACCCCAGACCTGGGAAGAGCTGGTGGCGTTGAGCCAGACGCTCAAGGACGCCGGGATCATCCCCTTTGCCAACGGCACGGCGACGGCATGGCAGAACGAAACGGTGACCTTTGGGCTGGGCTCTTCGCTGATGGGCTCGGACTTTTACGACGACCTGATGGCGGGTGAAGCCGACTTCACCGATGAGCGCTTCACCAGCGCTCTGGCGGCGGTCAACGATCTCGCCCAGGAGTATTTCCCCGACGGCTTTATCGGGCTCGACTACCCATCCGCGCAGCAATTGTTCGCTTCGGGCATGGCCGGCATGTTCATCGGCGGCTCGTATGAGCTTGCGACCTTCGAGGGCCTCAACCCCGAAATCGAGATGGGCGTATTTGCAGCGCCGGGCGAGACGGCCGAGGACGAAAAGCTCGTGGGCCTCTATTTTGATGGCGGCTATGCGGTCAACGCCGCCAGCCCCAACAAGGAAGCCGCGATCACTTTCGTCAACTATCTCGCCAGCCAGGAGTTCGGGCAAGCCTTTGCCAATACGCTCAACAACATCTCCGCTGTTCCGGGCGTGAGCTTTGACAATCCGCTGCTGGCCGAGGTCAATGAACTCAACCAGAGCTCGATCCCCTATTTGATGCTGGTGCACTTCCGCTATGGCGAGCCCTCGGGCTCGGTGCTGATCCAGAGCGAAATGCAGAAGCTGTTCGCCGGCGAAACCACGCCGGAGGCCATCGGCGAGGCGCTGACCACCGGCCTTGCCGCCTGGTACGAGCCGTTCCAGGACTAA
- a CDS encoding ABC transporter ATP-binding protein, translating to MAQLSLRGIKKRFRDTEVLHGIDLEIGDREFVVFVGPSGCGKSTLLRLIAGLDPITEGEFFLNGQRMNEVPPSRRGIAMVFQSYALYPHMDVYENMAFGARLMGLPKEEVEARIAEAARMLQLEPLLQRKPRELSGGQRQRVAIGRALVRKPQVFLLDEPLSNLDAALRSEVRLEIARLHRQIGGTMIYVTHDQVEAMTLADKIVVMNAGRIEQVGSPRELYETPANTFVATFIGSPRMTLIDVEGEGNRLGMQGGGALIVDSRPGAGAIKLGVRSDAVRLARGQGGEGFAGQVVYTEYLGENAYVYVRLADGTLLAARTAPNESYAPDEKVTMDVAPGAAHFFSAEDGRRLAP from the coding sequence TTGGCTCAGCTCTCGCTCCGCGGCATCAAGAAGCGCTTCCGGGATACCGAGGTGCTGCATGGCATCGATCTCGAAATCGGGGATCGGGAGTTCGTGGTGTTCGTCGGCCCATCGGGTTGCGGCAAGTCCACGCTGCTGCGGCTGATCGCGGGACTCGATCCGATCACCGAGGGTGAGTTTTTCCTCAATGGCCAGCGCATGAACGAAGTGCCGCCCTCGCGGCGCGGGATTGCCATGGTATTCCAGTCCTATGCGCTTTATCCGCATATGGACGTCTATGAGAACATGGCGTTCGGCGCCCGGCTTATGGGCCTTCCCAAGGAGGAGGTCGAAGCGCGCATCGCCGAGGCAGCGCGCATGCTGCAACTCGAGCCGCTTCTGCAGCGCAAGCCGCGAGAACTTTCGGGCGGGCAGCGCCAGCGTGTTGCCATCGGGCGCGCCCTGGTGCGCAAGCCGCAGGTATTTCTGCTCGACGAGCCGCTCTCCAATCTCGATGCGGCGTTGCGCTCCGAAGTGCGGCTGGAGATCGCCCGCCTTCATCGCCAGATCGGCGGCACCATGATCTATGTCACCCACGACCAGGTCGAGGCGATGACTTTGGCCGACAAGATCGTTGTAATGAATGCGGGGCGCATCGAGCAGGTGGGCTCACCGCGCGAGCTTTACGAGACGCCGGCCAACACGTTCGTTGCGACTTTCATCGGTTCGCCGCGTATGACGCTCATCGATGTGGAGGGCGAGGGAAATCGCCTTGGAATGCAGGGTGGCGGGGCCTTGATCGTCGATAGCCGCCCCGGCGCCGGCGCAATCAAGCTGGGCGTGCGCTCGGACGCGGTCCGGCTGGCGCGCGGGCAGGGCGGCGAGGGCTTTGCTGGGCAGGTGGTCTACACCGAATACCTTGGCGAAAACGCCTATGTCTATGTGCGGCTGGCCGATGGCACGCTGCTTGCGGCCCGGACCGCACCCAATGAAAGCTACGCGCCCGACGAGAAAGTGACGATGGATGTCGCGCCGGGCGCCGCGCATTTCTTTTCCGCCGAGGATGGCCGGCGGTTGGCCCCTTAG
- a CDS encoding MurR/RpiR family transcriptional regulator — protein sequence MSILKALSAQLDTLTTADRQIAQFIIDHPNEMLAMSSAALAQATGRSQSSVVKFSQKLGYGGYQQLKLAVNKAKALEWQTPGGVIHGTIDASDSYMTILQKLIGSKLLSMRETSAANNEHTIDAALEALGSARKIQLAGVGASSLVARDFSYKLLKLGRSVLMDSDSHIQIANASGLNGADVLLALSHSGRSLETLRIAELAKRRGARLISVTGLQPNPLLEMADIHLFTVADEERVRSSAITSRDAQLMLMDMLFIMLLRRQADSHDYIHNSETAVTVLKT from the coding sequence ATGTCGATACTCAAAGCTCTCAGCGCTCAGCTCGATACCCTGACGACGGCCGATCGACAGATCGCCCAGTTCATCATCGATCATCCCAATGAGATGCTGGCCATGTCCTCGGCGGCGCTGGCCCAGGCCACGGGGCGCAGCCAATCGAGCGTTGTCAAGTTCAGCCAAAAGCTTGGCTATGGCGGATATCAGCAGCTCAAGCTGGCGGTGAACAAGGCCAAGGCGCTGGAATGGCAGACGCCGGGCGGGGTCATCCATGGCACGATCGACGCCAGCGACAGCTACATGACGATCCTGCAAAAGCTGATCGGATCGAAGCTTTTGTCCATGCGCGAAACGTCGGCCGCCAACAACGAGCACACCATCGACGCAGCGCTGGAGGCCCTGGGTAGCGCGAGAAAGATCCAGCTTGCGGGCGTTGGGGCGTCATCGCTGGTGGCGCGGGATTTCTCCTACAAGCTTTTAAAGCTCGGCCGTTCGGTGCTGATGGACAGCGATAGCCATATTCAGATTGCCAACGCGTCCGGGCTCAACGGTGCCGATGTGCTGCTGGCGCTCTCCCATTCGGGACGGAGTCTTGAAACGCTGCGCATTGCCGAACTGGCCAAGCGGCGCGGGGCGCGGCTGATCTCGGTGACCGGGCTGCAGCCCAACCCATTGCTCGAGATGGCCGACATCCACCTGTTCACCGTCGCCGACGAGGAGCGGGTGCGCTCTTCGGCCATCACCTCGCGCGATGCGCAACTGATGCTGATGGACATGCTGTTCATCATGCTGTTGCGGCGCCAGGCCGATTCCCATGACTATATCCACAACAGCGAAACCGCCGTGACCGTGCTCAAGACTTAA
- the murQ gene encoding N-acetylmuramic acid 6-phosphate etherase, translating into MAKSVLMAELGQLVSEARNPATMQIDLMSTNEILAAMNAEDAKVSRAVETELPHIGAAVDKIVEAFKAGGRLIYMGAGTSGRLGVLDASECPPTFGVPEGMVVGLIAGGDRALRYPIEGAEDDRGEGRRDLERVEVSAKDVVVGIAVSGRTPYVIGGLDYAAGIGATTVALSCNPDSVIARMADIAISPVVGPEALTGSTRLKSGTAQKLVLNMLTTASMIRIGKSYENLMVDLSVSNEKLAARATRILVEATNCTPEEAENYLAQSNNNVKLAILMALTGLDAKAGEAALIEADGFLRRAAAQHQPRAAS; encoded by the coding sequence ATGGCAAAAAGCGTTCTGATGGCCGAGCTGGGGCAACTGGTTTCGGAGGCCAGGAACCCGGCCACGATGCAGATCGATCTCATGTCGACCAACGAGATCCTGGCTGCGATGAATGCCGAGGACGCCAAGGTTTCCCGGGCGGTCGAAACCGAACTCCCCCATATCGGCGCGGCCGTCGACAAGATCGTCGAGGCCTTCAAGGCCGGCGGCCGCCTCATCTATATGGGCGCCGGCACCAGCGGACGGCTGGGCGTACTCGATGCGTCCGAATGCCCCCCGACCTTCGGCGTTCCCGAAGGCATGGTCGTTGGTCTGATCGCCGGCGGCGACCGCGCCTTGCGCTACCCGATCGAAGGCGCGGAAGATGATCGTGGCGAAGGCCGCCGCGATCTCGAACGCGTCGAAGTTTCGGCAAAGGACGTGGTGGTCGGCATCGCCGTCAGCGGACGCACCCCCTACGTCATCGGCGGGCTCGATTACGCCGCCGGCATCGGTGCCACCACCGTGGCGCTCTCGTGCAATCCTGATTCGGTCATCGCCCGCATGGCCGATATCGCCATATCCCCCGTGGTCGGCCCCGAGGCCCTTACCGGTTCGACCCGCCTCAAGTCGGGAACGGCCCAGAAGCTGGTGCTCAATATGCTGACCACAGCCAGCATGATCCGCATCGGCAAATCGTACGAAAACCTGATGGTCGATCTCTCGGTCAGCAACGAAAAACTTGCTGCCCGCGCCACGCGCATCCTGGTCGAGGCAACCAACTGCACCCCCGAGGAAGCCGAAAACTATCTCGCCCAGAGCAACAACAACGTGAAACTCGCCATCCTCATGGCCCTCACCGGCCTCGACGCCAAGGCGGGCGAAGCGGCGCTGATCGAGGCCGATGGTTTCCTCCGCCGGGCCGCCGCTCAACATCAGCCGCGCGCGGCGAGCTAA
- a CDS encoding GNAT family N-acetyltransferase, whose translation MDLLVNLYGRKLNELRQRAEAVEATIRTALPPEQHIIKDWVRTHFSEYWVSEVSAAMAHQPPGCLVAVIDGELVGFACHDATARGFFGPTGVSESQRGKGIGLALFYHTLVAMKAQGYAYAIIGSAGPVDFYVNAAGAMPIPSDNEDIYQGLLRIKPKPEAEN comes from the coding sequence ATGGATTTGCTCGTCAATCTCTATGGCCGCAAGCTCAACGAACTGCGCCAGCGCGCCGAAGCCGTTGAGGCCACCATCCGCACCGCCCTGCCTCCCGAGCAGCACATCATAAAGGACTGGGTGCGCACCCATTTCAGCGAATATTGGGTCAGCGAAGTCAGTGCCGCCATGGCGCACCAGCCCCCAGGCTGTCTCGTCGCGGTGATCGATGGCGAACTTGTGGGCTTTGCCTGTCACGACGCCACTGCGCGCGGTTTTTTCGGCCCCACCGGCGTCTCCGAATCCCAGCGCGGCAAGGGCATAGGGCTGGCGCTTTTCTATCACACGCTGGTGGCCATGAAGGCCCAGGGCTATGCCTATGCGATAATCGGCTCGGCCGGTCCTGTGGATTTCTACGTCAACGCGGCGGGCGCCATGCCCATCCCGTCAGACAATGAAGATATCTATCAGGGCCTTTTGCGCATCAAGCCAAAGCCGGAGGCGGAAAACTGA
- a CDS encoding glycoside hydrolase family 3 N-terminal domain-containing protein encodes MASPPLALFVGMPGLELSPDEIAFFRETNPFGLFLFKRNLDNPEQIKRLCAQFREAVGREDAPVYIDQEGGRVQRLDNGNWPLFRSLGSFGALARKDLDLARHALSLSSLAMGTMMAELGIGSGTTPVVDLARKGTHDVIGQRALGDDPELVTTLGRVVIEAMLEVDSMPIMKHIPGYGRVTVDPHFDCPVVDAPIEDMRETDFRPFVALKHASPWAMVAHLIFTRLDPERPASVSPIVCDFIRSDLGYDGVIVTDCLTMEALKGTWPERVRAALDAGYDIALHSQGDLVASEAAARAARPLGAKSLDRIARAQSRLGNKRVEVKELHAEVEKIFTDAGLA; translated from the coding sequence ATGGCCTCGCCCCCTCTCGCGCTTTTCGTCGGAATGCCCGGCCTTGAACTCTCGCCCGATGAAATCGCCTTCTTCCGCGAAACCAACCCCTTCGGGCTGTTCCTTTTCAAGCGCAATCTCGACAATCCCGAGCAGATCAAGCGCCTCTGTGCCCAATTCCGCGAAGCTGTGGGTCGCGAGGACGCCCCGGTCTATATCGACCAGGAAGGCGGCAGGGTTCAGCGACTCGACAATGGCAACTGGCCGTTGTTCCGCAGCCTGGGCAGCTTCGGCGCGCTGGCGCGAAAAGATCTGGACCTCGCCCGGCACGCCCTAAGCCTCTCGAGTCTCGCCATGGGCACGATGATGGCCGAGCTGGGCATTGGCAGCGGCACCACCCCAGTGGTCGATCTGGCGCGCAAAGGCACCCATGACGTGATCGGCCAGCGCGCCTTGGGCGACGATCCCGAACTGGTCACGACACTGGGCCGTGTGGTCATCGAAGCCATGCTCGAGGTCGACTCCATGCCCATCATGAAGCACATCCCCGGCTATGGCCGCGTGACCGTCGACCCCCATTTCGATTGCCCGGTGGTCGACGCGCCGATCGAGGATATGCGCGAGACCGATTTCCGCCCCTTCGTGGCGCTCAAACACGCCTCGCCCTGGGCCATGGTCGCCCATCTCATTTTCACAAGGCTCGATCCGGAGCGCCCAGCTTCGGTTTCCCCCATCGTCTGCGACTTCATCCGCAGCGATCTGGGCTATGATGGCGTTATCGTCACCGATTGCCTCACCATGGAGGCGCTCAAGGGCACTTGGCCCGAGCGGGTCCGCGCCGCCCTCGACGCCGGCTATGACATCGCCCTCCATAGCCAGGGCGATCTGGTCGCCAGCGAGGCTGCCGCGAGGGCCGCGCGCCCGCTTGGCGCCAAAAGCCTCGATCGGATTGCCAGAGCCCAGTCGCGGCTGGGCAACAAACGGGTGGAGGTTAAGGAACTCCACGCGGAGGTGGAAAAGATCTTTACGGACGCCGGCCTGGCTTGA